A region of the Rubripirellula tenax genome:
TCGGACCGCATGTATGCCGTGGCCTCTCCTGCCTTTTCAATAGGAGTCGCAAGGCCGACCGCCTCACGCCAAAGCAGAAGCTGACGATCGGAATCCATCTCGTCGCCCGCTTCAAGCAATTGTTCGTGGATAAGGCGAGCAAGAATGATGGCTGCCTCATTGGAGGGATTCGGCTCTTTCGAAATCGCTCGCCGCAAGTCATCCATCACCGTGGTCCAGTTTTCGGTCGTCATCACCGTTGCTGGAGCTTTGTTCAACCACCATTCGCCCATTGCAAGTGCTTCGTTCAGCTTACGGTCACTGGATTCGGGCACCGTCGAATCGAGCAAGGCTCGAGGATTCGGAAGTTGGCTATTCGCGAACTGGGCCTCGGCGATCACTTCACCGCCACCATTTAGAACATCAGTAGCCTCGTACACGGCGATTCGATGATTCGTTATGTCCGCATGCGGCACTTCACTTTCTCCACGAGGCATATGACAAGTCACGCACCTGTTGTCTGCCCGATCGATTCTATCCCGCAGGGTTACGCCGCATTCATTCTCCTGATGACACTGGACGCAGTTTTGCTCTAACCGCTTCGCACGCTTATCATCGACGGTTCCTGCTGAGGCATCTGAATGATGCGGATCGTGGCAAGTCACACAGCTCATCGTTGCCGAATTCATGTAACACGCGCTCGCTTCCAACTGCGAAAAATGTCCAACAAACGCGTTATCGCTTTCCTTGCCCACGGCATACTCGCTTTTCGTATCCGACAGCAGATTTCCGGGGCGAAAACTCCACGCGTCGGTCCCCGGTTTCTGGAGCGTCACGTCGCCTTGCAAATGACACTGGGCACAAATCGATTGAATTCGATCTCGGTCAAGGCTCGCTGGATTAACGATCATCGTGGAAGCTAGTGGGTGACCCGATTTGTCACGTTGGCGAAACAACTGCACGTGAGCGTCGCCCGGGCCATGGCAT
Encoded here:
- a CDS encoding tetratricopeptide repeat protein, producing the protein MPDGFAGSDQCVECHRDRYESYRLTDHSRSLRFPDLDEEVVDVSYRHDRSSRSHRVTRQGNQLIHDIVLSIGNEELLVDSKPIDWVVGSGAFGKSYLINEADGCVQAPLTYYTQKHSYEMSPGFDIVDPVDFQRQISDECLFCHAGILSREDNNELKFTVYEMAIGCERCHGPGDAHVQLFRQRDKSGHPLASTMIVNPASLDRDRIQSICAQCHLQGDVTLQKPGTDAWSFRPGNLLSDTKSEYAVGKESDNAFVGHFSQLEASACYMNSATMSCVTCHDPHHSDASAGTVDDKRAKRLEQNCVQCHQENECGVTLRDRIDRADNRCVTCHMPRGESEVPHADITNHRIAVYEATDVLNGGGEVIAEAQFANSQLPNPRALLDSTVPESSDRKLNEALAMGEWWLNKAPATVMTTENWTTVMDDLRRAISKEPNPSNEAAIILARLIHEQLLEAGDEMDSDRQLLLWREAVGLATPIEKAGEATAYMRSEALAILADAAYEFGQNEESALRYERVVSIRRVASDWYNLGLVYGRLRQFEKAEFALQKAILLNPVYAKPHRSLGRLYENVDPASAFELNRRADLLDRRFVLP